Proteins from one Bifidobacterium sp. ESL0732 genomic window:
- the purM gene encoding phosphoribosylformylglycinamidine cyclo-ligase — MPEAYEQAGVSVEAGYEVVRRIKSHVARTNRPGVVGGIGGFGGLFDLASLGYKEPMLVSGTDGVGTKLMVAKMANKHDTIGIDCVAMCVNDIAAQGAQPLFFLDYIACGKNDPALLEQVVSGVADGCVQAESALIGGETAEMPGMYDKDEYDLAGFAVGVAEKSAIVDGSSICEGDSLIGLESSGVHSNGFSLVREALFNEAGYSVDTKLDELGDATLGDVLLTPTKIYVKALKPLFAAGLIKGVAHITGGGFIENIPRMIPTGLAASVKIGTWSIPPIFDIIERAGSIDHEEMFNIFNMGIGMVLAVDSANVKQALEALESVGETGHVIGSIVSEPSNEQRVRFK; from the coding sequence ATGCCTGAAGCATACGAACAAGCGGGAGTTAGCGTCGAGGCTGGCTATGAAGTCGTCCGACGCATCAAATCGCATGTCGCACGCACCAACCGCCCTGGCGTGGTCGGCGGCATCGGCGGTTTCGGCGGGCTTTTCGACTTGGCAAGCCTCGGCTACAAGGAGCCGATGCTGGTCTCCGGCACCGACGGCGTAGGCACCAAGCTGATGGTCGCCAAAATGGCTAATAAACACGACACCATCGGTATCGACTGTGTGGCGATGTGCGTCAACGACATCGCCGCTCAAGGTGCCCAACCGCTCTTCTTCCTCGATTACATCGCGTGTGGCAAGAATGATCCTGCGCTTCTGGAGCAGGTGGTTTCCGGCGTGGCAGACGGTTGCGTTCAAGCGGAATCCGCCCTCATCGGCGGCGAGACGGCGGAAATGCCTGGTATGTATGACAAAGACGAATACGATTTGGCCGGATTCGCCGTGGGTGTCGCGGAAAAGTCTGCCATTGTGGACGGCTCAAGCATTTGCGAAGGCGACTCACTGATCGGCTTGGAATCCTCAGGTGTGCATTCCAACGGATTCTCGTTGGTACGTGAAGCCCTCTTTAACGAAGCCGGCTATAGCGTGGATACCAAACTTGACGAACTCGGCGATGCTACGCTGGGCGACGTCTTGCTCACACCGACCAAAATCTACGTCAAGGCGCTCAAGCCGCTTTTCGCAGCGGGGCTTATCAAAGGCGTCGCACACATCACCGGCGGCGGGTTCATCGAGAACATTCCTCGTATGATTCCTACCGGCCTTGCCGCTTCCGTAAAAATCGGCACATGGAGCATTCCGCCGATTTTCGACATCATCGAACGGGCCGGAAGCATTGATCACGAAGAAATGTTCAACATCTTCAACATGGGCATCGGCATGGTCTTGGCAGTTGATTCCGCGAACGTGAAGCAGGCGCTCGAAGCCCTTGAATCGGTCGGCGAAACCGGTCATGTCATCGGTTCAATTGTCTCAGAACCCAGTAATGAGCAACGCGTACGATTCAAATGA
- the purC gene encoding phosphoribosylaminoimidazolesuccinocarboxamide synthase, whose product MEKLDMLYKGKAKKLYSTDDPDVLWVEYMNQATAGDGAKKAQIQGKGSLNNRITTVLFRLLQAEGVKTDFIRRVSDTEQLNEKITMFPLEIIMRNTAAGSFAQRYGIKEGTELKRPILEFCFKSDDLHDPFINVDGIVALGLATDEEMAEVSRQARDINEKLTKIFNDIDVKLVDFKIEEGKNKDGEIVLADEITPDTCRLWDLKDGSGQVEHLDKDLFRRDLGDIIPAYEEIYGRLMKLADRRGVKVE is encoded by the coding sequence ATGGAGAAACTGGACATGCTCTACAAGGGCAAAGCCAAGAAACTCTATTCAACGGATGACCCAGATGTTCTTTGGGTCGAATATATGAATCAGGCAACCGCCGGCGACGGCGCGAAAAAGGCCCAGATTCAAGGAAAGGGAAGCCTTAACAACCGTATTACCACGGTGCTTTTCCGGCTTTTACAGGCCGAGGGCGTCAAGACGGATTTCATTCGTCGCGTCTCTGATACCGAGCAGCTGAACGAGAAGATCACGATGTTCCCGCTAGAAATCATCATGCGCAACACCGCGGCCGGCTCCTTCGCCCAACGTTATGGCATCAAGGAAGGCACTGAACTCAAACGCCCAATCCTTGAATTCTGCTTCAAATCCGACGACCTCCATGACCCATTTATCAACGTTGACGGCATCGTGGCCCTAGGACTGGCGACCGACGAGGAAATGGCTGAGGTCTCGCGTCAAGCCCGCGATATCAACGAAAAACTTACGAAGATCTTCAACGACATCGACGTAAAGCTTGTCGATTTCAAGATCGAAGAAGGCAAGAACAAGGACGGCGAAATCGTCCTGGCTGACGAAATCACCCCCGACACCTGCAGACTCTGGGATTTGAAGGACGGGTCCGGGCAAGTCGAACATCTCGACAAGGACCTCTTCCGCAGAGACTTGGGTGACATCATCCCCGCCTATGAGGAGATATACGGACGTTTGATGAAACTCGCGGATCGCCGTGGAGTCAAGGTCGAATGA
- a CDS encoding Abi family protein produces the protein MTTKSQETHPRYDKPWLSIDEQCKKLETHGMQGAYANRECLARIGYYRLSGFWYMFRKIDSGNHSRSSFFMSGSRFNDVLRIYEFDRELRTTLFSAIACFEISLRARLAYDVGSKDPFLYLKPALLDTAMDPIEYGSFINKYNDRRTHSREDFIKHFKHEYDGQLPIWAATEIMEFGTLRKLYELLPYPMRTDIAAKYQLNQATLKSWLGCLNFIRNLCAHHGRIYNRALTVSPSINTELSELTHIGPSSKKMYAGIAILMYLLKQENETTPIAQLKDCISAVPADIPQVDVARSMGIPTNWQEEKLWQLL, from the coding sequence ATGACGACAAAATCTCAAGAAACGCATCCGCGTTACGATAAACCGTGGTTATCTATCGATGAACAATGCAAGAAACTCGAGACTCATGGTATGCAGGGTGCATATGCAAATAGAGAGTGCCTTGCCCGTATCGGTTATTATCGCCTGAGCGGATTCTGGTATATGTTCCGGAAAATCGACTCCGGCAATCATTCACGGTCAAGCTTTTTCATGTCAGGTTCTCGCTTCAACGACGTTTTAAGAATCTATGAATTCGATAGGGAGCTGAGAACGACGCTTTTCTCCGCTATTGCCTGTTTCGAAATTTCCCTGCGCGCACGTCTTGCCTACGACGTGGGGAGTAAAGATCCATTCCTTTACCTAAAACCGGCGCTGCTTGACACCGCCATGGATCCAATCGAATATGGAAGCTTCATCAACAAATACAATGACCGTCGCACTCATTCACGCGAAGATTTCATCAAACACTTTAAGCATGAATATGATGGGCAACTCCCAATATGGGCCGCTACAGAAATCATGGAATTCGGCACACTCAGAAAACTATATGAACTGCTCCCCTACCCAATGCGAACCGATATCGCCGCCAAGTACCAGCTTAACCAAGCAACGTTGAAATCATGGCTTGGTTGTCTTAACTTCATAAGAAATCTTTGTGCACATCATGGACGCATCTACAACCGGGCACTCACCGTCTCTCCGAGTATCAATACAGAACTTTCGGAATTAACGCATATCGGACCATCGTCCAAAAAGATGTATGCAGGCATTGCCATATTGATGTATCTCCTCAAGCAAGAAAACGAAACAACTCCAATTGCGCAGCTGAAAGACTGCATTTCTGCCGTGCCTGCCGATATTCCGCAAGTCGATGTCGCACGATCAATGGGCATCCCGACAAATTGGCAAGAAGAGAAATTGTGGCAGCTTCTTTAA
- the purF gene encoding amidophosphoribosyltransferase encodes MSFELEDIHEECGLFGVWGHPDAARLTYFGLHALQHRGQEGAGMVSNDHGRLIGHRGLGLLTEVFHDEHEIERLTGDRAIGHVRYATSGSSGIDNIQPFIFSFHDGDIALAHNGNLTNCIALRAELENEGAIFHSNSDTEVLMHLIRRSDKPTFIEQLKEALNIVHGGFAYLLMTKNAMIGALDPNGFRPLSLGRMSNGAYVLASETCALDTVGAELVRDIKPGEIVVVDDNGYRVMSYTDKTQLAICSMEFIYFARPDSNIYGVNVHSARKRMGARLAREAPVDADMVIGVPNSSLSAASGYAEASGLPNEMGLIKNQYIARTFIQPTQELREQGVRMKLSAVRGVVKGKRIIVIDDSIVRGTTSKRIVQLLREAGAAEVHMRISSPPLKYPCFYGIDISTTRELIAARMSVEEIRKYIGADSLQFLSLDGLIESIGLNADAPYGGLCVAYFNGDYPTALDDYEDEFLASLKPEERERLPRFAKYESQYVDNEYSSVQASEQNEQNTSTTTRRA; translated from the coding sequence ATGTCATTCGAACTTGAAGATATCCACGAAGAATGTGGCCTGTTCGGCGTTTGGGGACATCCCGACGCCGCACGTCTGACCTACTTCGGTCTGCACGCCCTTCAGCACCGTGGGCAGGAAGGCGCCGGAATGGTCTCCAACGACCACGGCAGGCTGATCGGCCATCGCGGACTGGGGCTTTTAACCGAAGTCTTCCACGACGAACACGAAATCGAACGACTCACCGGCGACCGCGCCATCGGCCACGTCCGTTACGCCACCAGCGGCTCCAGCGGTATCGACAACATCCAGCCGTTCATTTTCTCGTTCCATGACGGCGACATCGCGCTGGCCCACAATGGCAACCTCACCAACTGCATCGCACTGCGCGCAGAATTGGAAAATGAAGGCGCCATCTTTCACTCCAATTCGGACACCGAAGTGCTGATGCACCTGATTCGCCGCTCGGATAAGCCGACGTTCATCGAGCAGTTGAAGGAAGCGCTCAACATCGTTCACGGCGGATTCGCTTATCTGCTGATGACCAAAAACGCAATGATCGGGGCACTCGACCCGAACGGTTTCCGTCCGCTTTCGCTTGGGCGGATGAGCAACGGAGCCTATGTACTGGCCAGCGAGACCTGTGCGCTGGACACGGTGGGCGCCGAACTGGTGCGAGACATCAAGCCCGGCGAAATCGTTGTGGTGGATGACAACGGTTATCGCGTCATGTCATACACCGACAAAACCCAACTGGCGATCTGCTCGATGGAATTCATCTATTTCGCTCGACCGGATTCCAATATCTACGGCGTCAACGTCCATTCCGCACGCAAACGCATGGGTGCGCGGCTTGCCCGTGAAGCGCCGGTCGACGCGGATATGGTCATCGGCGTGCCGAACTCCTCGCTTTCCGCAGCTTCCGGCTACGCCGAAGCCAGCGGCCTGCCCAACGAGATGGGACTGATCAAGAACCAATATATCGCCCGTACGTTCATCCAGCCGACTCAGGAATTACGCGAGCAGGGCGTAAGAATGAAACTTTCTGCGGTACGCGGCGTGGTGAAAGGCAAGCGAATCATCGTCATCGATGATTCCATCGTGCGCGGCACGACTTCGAAACGCATCGTTCAGCTTTTGCGTGAGGCGGGCGCGGCCGAAGTACACATGCGCATCAGCTCGCCACCACTGAAATACCCATGTTTCTACGGCATCGACATCTCCACCACCCGCGAGCTGATCGCCGCACGCATGAGCGTCGAGGAAATCCGGAAATACATCGGTGCCGATTCACTGCAATTCCTAAGTCTTGACGGCCTCATCGAGTCCATTGGCCTCAACGCCGACGCACCTTACGGAGGGCTGTGCGTCGCCTATTTCAACGGCGACTACCCCACCGCGTTGGACGATTACGAAGACGAATTCCTCGCCTCGTTGAAGCCGGAGGAACGCGAGCGTCTGCCACGTTTCGCAAAATACGAAAGTCAATACGTGGACAACGAATACAGCAGCGTACAAGCATCGGAACAAAACGAGCAAAACACCAGCACCACCACAAGGAGGGCATAA
- a CDS encoding AAA family ATPase — MSESVMEENESVWYGQDPGITTEQWMKLLHDSSLVTDNNLITLRSLFEHPDGLSCAQLADEYGRDWHFYLSNVSTLGEKVAKNIGLVEPNRAKGTFEYWTVLCLTKPTDEGQHGYYIYKLRPELRAALEKMDLSMYPLRASEDDASSSVPTTSGSYSDKDFLREVFLSGDALKELKGLLLRKRNLILQGAPGTGKTFAAKRLAYTIMGQKDDMRIQSVQFHQSTSYDEFVYGYRPNDDGVGFRAVPGIFTQFVQKAKVDQDRPYFFIIDEINRANISKVFGELLSTIEFDHRNSDDAVVLPITGQPFYVPKNLYIIGMMNTADRGLALIDYALRRRFAFFTMKPQLDNPNFKKQVGKLGDARLLNLIEAVSALNKVIAEDDALGDGFCIGHSYFCDNETEDDEDLAASIVKFELVPMIEEYWFDNKKQIKQQSDLLWKAVQ, encoded by the coding sequence ATGAGCGAGAGTGTCATGGAAGAAAATGAATCTGTATGGTATGGGCAAGATCCAGGCATCACTACTGAGCAATGGATGAAACTACTTCACGATTCTTCCCTCGTTACTGACAATAATCTCATTACTCTAAGATCTCTTTTCGAACACCCCGACGGTCTTTCTTGCGCGCAGCTTGCTGACGAGTACGGTCGCGATTGGCATTTCTATCTCAGCAATGTTTCTACACTAGGCGAAAAAGTAGCGAAAAACATTGGACTTGTGGAACCTAATCGGGCTAAGGGAACCTTCGAATACTGGACTGTACTTTGTCTAACTAAGCCGACGGATGAAGGACAGCATGGATATTATATCTATAAATTACGCCCCGAACTTCGTGCCGCGCTTGAGAAAATGGATCTATCGATGTATCCGTTGCGCGCTTCCGAAGATGACGCCTCGTCTTCGGTACCGACGACATCGGGATCATACAGCGATAAGGATTTTCTTCGTGAGGTGTTCCTTTCGGGTGATGCTCTCAAAGAGCTCAAAGGTCTGTTGCTGCGTAAACGTAATCTGATTCTGCAAGGGGCGCCGGGTACGGGTAAGACTTTTGCTGCCAAGCGTTTGGCTTACACCATTATGGGGCAGAAGGATGATATGCGCATCCAGTCGGTTCAGTTCCATCAAAGTACCAGTTACGATGAGTTCGTTTACGGCTACCGTCCCAATGATGACGGCGTGGGCTTTAGGGCTGTACCTGGGATTTTCACGCAGTTCGTGCAGAAAGCCAAGGTTGATCAGGATAGGCCGTATTTCTTTATCATCGACGAGATCAACCGTGCCAACATCTCGAAGGTGTTCGGCGAGCTGCTCTCTACCATCGAGTTCGACCACCGTAACTCGGATGATGCCGTCGTTCTTCCGATCACCGGGCAGCCGTTCTATGTTCCGAAAAATCTCTATATCATCGGCATGATGAACACGGCGGACCGTGGACTCGCATTGATCGATTATGCGCTGCGCCGTCGTTTCGCGTTCTTCACGATGAAACCGCAGCTCGACAACCCGAATTTCAAAAAGCAGGTTGGAAAACTTGGTGATGCAAGGTTATTGAATCTCATAGAGGCCGTGAGTGCCTTAAACAAGGTGATTGCTGAGGATGACGCTTTAGGCGATGGCTTCTGCATTGGGCATAGCTATTTCTGCGATAATGAAACTGAGGACGATGAAGATTTGGCCGCCTCCATTGTCAAGTTCGAGTTGGTCCCCATGATTGAGGAATATTGGTTTGACAATAAAAAGCAGATTAAGCAACAGTCTGATTTGCTATGGAAAGCTGTTCAATGA
- the purT gene encoding formate-dependent phosphoribosylglycinamide formyltransferase — MTVETASSSVNYPLGNPSESHQTRVLLLGSGELGREIAIELTRLGAFVIAADSYSHAPAMQIAQESHVLDMTDPAVFDALITEAKPSIIIPEIEAIATTELAKAASNGIQVVPSSQIAAICMDREALRTLMHEKLGLPTTPYRFAGSFEEFKTGAQAVGYPCVVKPVMSSSGHGQSVLRSDDDLESAWQEAQSGRRDAKDGGISRVIVEAFVPLDYELTMLTVSSSAGIVVCSPIGQRQEDGDYRESWQPAKVDSDILQKAQAIARKAVGGLVDIAHENHEHGWGVFGVELFVLKNGEVLFNEVSPRPHDTGMVTMISQRLSEFALHARAVLGIPVTEESVALVLKHGEVAASHAIVVTGNGSVTFSNIPQALSQPDTDLRIFGKPAVNGHRRMAVALAIGRDEAKALSKATIVMDTLGITVTSVE; from the coding sequence ATGACCGTTGAAACCGCATCATCATCCGTCAACTATCCACTTGGCAATCCGTCCGAATCTCACCAAACTCGCGTATTGTTGCTGGGTTCCGGCGAGCTTGGACGGGAAATCGCCATCGAATTGACGAGGCTCGGAGCTTTCGTCATCGCTGCTGATAGCTACAGCCATGCGCCAGCCATGCAGATTGCACAGGAAAGCCATGTGTTGGATATGACTGACCCTGCCGTTTTCGACGCATTGATTACCGAGGCTAAACCTTCCATCATCATCCCCGAGATCGAAGCCATTGCGACCACCGAATTGGCAAAAGCGGCCTCAAACGGCATTCAGGTTGTGCCCAGCTCGCAAATCGCCGCAATCTGCATGGACCGCGAAGCTCTACGAACCCTGATGCACGAAAAACTTGGCTTGCCGACCACCCCATACCGTTTCGCCGGTTCGTTTGAAGAATTCAAAACAGGAGCGCAAGCCGTTGGTTATCCATGTGTGGTCAAACCTGTGATGAGCTCTTCCGGACACGGGCAATCTGTGCTTCGCTCGGATGACGACCTTGAATCGGCCTGGCAGGAAGCGCAGAGCGGACGAAGAGACGCCAAAGACGGCGGAATCTCAAGGGTTATCGTCGAAGCATTCGTCCCTCTTGATTACGAACTGACCATGCTCACCGTCTCCTCCAGCGCCGGTATCGTTGTCTGCTCTCCCATCGGTCAGCGCCAGGAAGACGGTGACTACCGTGAGTCGTGGCAGCCGGCAAAGGTCGATTCAGACATTCTTCAAAAAGCGCAGGCCATCGCCCGCAAAGCCGTGGGCGGACTGGTCGATATCGCGCATGAAAACCATGAACACGGCTGGGGCGTGTTCGGTGTGGAACTGTTCGTTCTGAAAAACGGCGAAGTCCTCTTCAACGAGGTCTCTCCCCGCCCGCACGACACCGGCATGGTGACGATGATCTCCCAGCGTTTGAGCGAATTCGCACTGCACGCCCGCGCTGTTCTCGGTATTCCAGTAACCGAGGAAAGCGTTGCGCTCGTCCTCAAACACGGCGAGGTAGCAGCCAGTCATGCCATAGTAGTCACCGGAAACGGATCAGTGACTTTCTCCAATATTCCGCAGGCTTTGTCGCAACCCGATACCGACCTGCGCATCTTCGGTAAGCCGGCTGTCAACGGTCACCGTCGCATGGCCGTCGCGCTGGCTATTGGCAGAGACGAAGCCAAGGCACTCTCCAAGGCCACCATCGTGATGGATACACTCGGTATTACCGTGACGTCAGTAGAATAG